The DNA sequence AAATCTAGGCCAATACTTTGATAACATCTTTTCAAAGCGTCTTTTACCGCTTCTAATTCCGCTATCTTACTTCCTTCTTGTAATTGAAGATAGGTCATTTCCTCAAACCATTTTAACATTAGTTTTTCATTAGCAGCTGCAGATAAACAATCTATATACCCATTCTGTCTTGCTAACCTTATAGCTGTATCTTTATTTTTTTTTTGTTTTTTTTGCATCCATAACCGTGCGGTTCCGTAATAAGAGACAATTGGTAAAATAATATTTTGATTTCCATGCATTAATTCTTCATTAAGTTGCAAAGCATAATTTTTTATTTGCTTTGTTCCGCTAACCGTCGTATTTCCACCTTGTCTATTTAAACTTCTAACCCAGAAAACGTTATCTCCATCAATATTTGCTCCCATTTCAATTGAAACAGGAAACTGTTGTTGGGGATCAATTCTGCTTCCAACTTCATAATACTTATAGTGAGCATCTTCATTATGAATACTATTCCCAGAAATATTACTAAATTCTGCAATATAACTTCCTAACCCTATAGAAATAGCTTCTAAAATAGAGCTTTTTCCAGCTCCATTTACGCCAACTAAAACAGTATAATCCTCATTAAAATCTATTTTTAACTCTTCAAAACATCTAAAATTCTTTATCTTAAGACTCTTTACTTTCATCAAACTCTCCAACTTTCCATTTCAAACTATTTCTAACATATCATTTCGATTCTAAATATATCAGCAAATATATTATTGGAATTTATTACATTTCTATATTCAATAATACTTCGATTAAATTATCCTAATTAAGAAATAAATAATCAACCTTTCATAATCGTTAGCTATTCTTTAAGTATCTACTTAATTGTAACCTATTCAAAGAGAC is a window from the Turicibacter bilis genome containing:
- a CDS encoding AAA family ATPase, with amino-acid sequence MKVKSLKIKNFRCFEELKIDFNEDYTVLVGVNGAGKSSILEAISIGLGSYIAEFSNISGNSIHNEDAHYKYYEVGSRIDPQQQFPVSIEMGANIDGDNVFWVRSLNRQGGNTTVSGTKQIKNYALQLNEELMHGNQNIILPIVSYYGTARLWMQKKQKKNKDTAIRLARQNGYIDCLSAAANEKLMLKWFEEMTYLQLQEGSKIAELEAVKDALKRCYQSIGLDLEDVEFRFNVKTKDLEIYMERKDGSREILPTRLLSDGIKGILGVVADIAYRMALLNPQLLEKVNETPGIILIDEIDMHLHPAWQKKIIHDLREIFPNVQFLFTTHSPSVLSHVPRENILMLNNHQVYPPMNKTYGRDVDSILREIMLVESRPKEILDKLKSFSDYIEESKLEDARKILNELEDILGSNDEEVISSKITLELEEM